One uncultured Carboxylicivirga sp. genomic window, CATTTGCGGCCGCATATATTATTTTTAAGCTAACCGGTTTGGCATCTCTTGGTGTTTGGCTGGGAGCTGGAGTTATTATTTCGCTATTTGGTACCATGGGCGATTTAATCGAATCAATGTTAAAGCGTAATGTGGATACTAAGGATTCGGGAAATATTTTACCTGGGCATGGTGGAATTTTAGATCGTTTTGATGCTGTGCTCTTTGCAGCACCAATGGTATTTGCACTTTTTGTTTTATTCGGATAATTGTAATTTATAAATATGACTATACATAAAGAAGGCTACTCGACATTATTTGTAGTACTTATAGTACTGCTGGGCCTAAATGCTGGCATTTATTTTTTGGCTGGTATTGAAATCACAAATATTACAACTTTTGTGTCGGCATTATTTTATTTCCTGATTGTTAACTTTTTCAGGAGTCCAAAACGTGATGCTATTATACAGGATGGAGCAATCATTGCACCGGCCGATGGTAAAGTAGTAACAATCGAAGAAGTGGTAGAAGATGAATATTTAAAAACCAAATGTCTTCAGGTGTCTATCTTTATGTCGGTTACGAATGTACATATCAATTGGTTCCCGATTAAAGGAGTTGTTAAGTATTTCAGACATCACAGCGGTAGATTTATGGCTGCTTATTTGCCAAAATCTTCTACAGAAAACGAAAGAACGACAGTGGTTATCGAAAACCATAAAGGAACTCAGATTCTTGTTCGTCAGGTTGCAGGAGCAATGGCTCGTCGTATTGTATGTTATGCTGAAGAAGAAAAAGGGATTTCACAGGGAGAGCAGATGGGATTTATTAAGTTTGGTTCCAGAGTGGATCTTTATTTGCCTTTGGATTCCAGAATTGATGTTCAACTTGAGCAAAAAGTAACTGGTAGACAAACAATCATTGGTTGGTTGAAATAAAAAGATGATTTAAAATATTGTAAAGGGTTGCCGTTCTGGTAACCCTTTTTTTGTGTTTGTATCCAAGAAATTTAACACCTCTTAAACCTTACGCATTCTTTATTGTTATAAAAGTGCTCTGCAATAAATGTTTTAAAACGTTAGTATATCGTTGTTTGTAGGTATTGTATTAAGAAACATTTAGGTTGTTGAAGTGTTAAAAAGAATAAAAGATAAACAAATGTTAATAGTATTTTAGCGATTAAGTCCAAAACGTTTTTATATGAGAATACCTTTTATTTTTTTATTTGTTGGTTTAATGATAATGGATATTCTGGCTCAGGATCCTGAAAAGATCGGTATAATTGAACATTTGGATGAGACCGTTCCATCAGATATTGAGCTGATTGATGTGAATAATGAGAAGATACAGATTGGCTCATTGTTTACAAAACCTACCGTTTTAAATTTTGTCTATTATCGTTGTCCCGGAATATGTACGCCATTAATGGATGGGATAACAGAGGTTGTGAACGGATCAGATATGGAGTTGGGGGAAGATTATCAGATTTTGACGGTAAGTTTTGATTATACCGAAGGTGCGGATCTTGCAATGAAAAAAAGAAATAACTATTCGATGCTGGTAAAAAAGGAAGGTATGGAAGATGGATGGTTATTTTTTACCGCAGATAGTTTAAATGTATCCCGTTTAACCAATTCATTAGGTTTTAGTTATAAAAAAACCGGAACTGATTTTATTCATACTGCAGGTTTAATTCTTATAAGCCCCGAAGGTAAAATAACCCGTTACCTTAATGGTACTTACTTCTTGCCTTTTGAGTTCAAGCTGGCGGTTATAGAAGCATCTAAAGGAATTCCAGGACCTACAGTTAATAGAATCTTACAGTTCTGTTATAGTTACGATCCGGTTGGACAGTCATATGTTTTAAATGTGACGAAGGTGGCTGGTATTTTAATAATTGTAATAGCCGGATTGGTTCTTTTAGTTCTGACTGTCAAACCTAAAAGGAAAGCAACTAGTTAAATTCAAATCAATCGTTAGTATATGTCAAATCACGAATCGGAAACTACAACACATGTGAGTTTTAGAGAAAAGAAAGGAAAATACAAAGGTATTTTTGCCTGGATTTTTTCAACTGATCACAAGCGAATAGGTCTCTTGTATTTATATGCCATCGTTACGTTCTTTCTTGTAGGGGTTTCGTTAGGCGCAGCTATGAAGTTAGAGCTGATATCTCCTGGAAAGACCATTATGAATCCAGAAGCTTATAACGCGATTTTTACACTTCATGGAGTCATAATGATTTTTTTGGTTGTAGTGCCGGGATTACCTGCAGTATTTGGTAACTTCTTTTTACCAATTATGATTGGAGCAAAGGATGTTGCTTTCCCAAAATTAAATCTGATGTCGTGGTGGGTGTATATTGCCGGAGCCATAATAGCTCTTTCTGCCTTATTTATGGGTGGTGGACCTCCTGATACAGGCTGGACATTTTATGCCCCCTATAGTTTTAAAACAAATACAAATATGCTTCCTGCTGTAATTGGTGCATTTGTTTTAGGTTTTTCATCTATTCTAACTGGTATCAATTTCATTGTAACAATACATAGGATGAGGGCTCCGGGAATGACATGGTTCCGATTACCATTATTTCCATGGACTTTGTATGGCACGGCGTGGATACAAATTCTCGCAACTCCCATTGTTGGAATCACCTTACTTATGATTGTTGGAGAAAGATTATTTCATATAGGATTTTTCGATCCTGCATTAGGAGGAGATCCAATATTATATCAACACTTATTCTGGATTTATTCACATCCGGCAGTTTATATTATGATATTGCCTGCCATGGGTGCTATCTCTGAAATTATTCCAACTTTTGCCAATAAATCAATTTTTGGATATAAAGCCATTGTGATTTCCACCTTAGCCATTGCATTCGTAGGATATTTTGTTTGGGGACATCACATGTTTACATCCGGAATGAGTGGTACGGCTTTGTATACGTTTTCGTTTCTTACCTTTTTGGTTGCAATACCAAGTGCTATAAAAGTCTTTAACTGGGTTGGAACACTTCATAAAGCATCTATACAATTAGAGCCGCCATTCTTTTGGGCTGCATCCTTCCTGTTTGTGTTTATGATCGGGGGACTTTCGGGATTAGCATTAGGAGCTTTAGCAACGAATGTTCATTTGCACGATACTGCTTTTGTGGTTGCTCACTTTCATTTTATAGTTTTTGGTGGTGTGGGTTTTGCCTTTATGGGTGCCATTCATTACTGGTTTCCCAAAATATGGGGACGAATGTATAATACCAGAGTCGCAACCACTGGATGGATCTTGTTTTTTATCGGTTTCACCACGTTATATCTGCCAATGTTCTTTTTAGGTATTGATGGAATGCCAAGGCGATATTATGATTATGTAGATCGTTTTCACGGACCCAATATTATTTCCACTGTTGGTTCATGGGTACTGATAACAGGTCTGATTATCATTTTGGTTAACCTGATTAAAGGAGCAAAAAGCGGACCTAAAGCCGGTAAAAACCCTTGGGGTGGAAAAACCCTTGAATGGGAAGTGGATTCGCCGCCAACACTTGAAAATTTTGAAGAAATACCAGTAATTGAACGTAGTCCTTACGATTACAGATAAAATCCAAATAATATGAGTCAAACAATTGCATTATCACATGATATCCATCGCGACGATGAAGGGTCGAAAATTGGAATGTGGCTTTTTATTTTTACCGAACTGCTGTTATTTGCCGGTTTGTTTATTGTGTACGGTGTTTACCGATATTTAAATCCGGTTGCGTTTCATTTGGCAGCTGAAGAATTAAGTGTGACCGTTGGAACGGTTAATACCATAATACTTTTGGTAAGTAGTGCATGTATGGCTATGGCCAGCAGTGCAATTCGTATGCGAAAAAAGGGTATGACCATGCTTATGCTTGCCACCACTTTGTTTATAGCCTTTATGTTCATGGTGAATAAATATTTTGAGTGGGAAGGAAAATTTCATCATGGATTATTTCCGGGAAGTGAAGACCTTCTAAAACTAGGACAAGGCGATACTTTGTTCTATGGATTGTACTTTTTTATGACAGGTTTGCATGCTTTACACATAATCGTTGGTTTTATATTAATCACCATTGTAAGTGTTAAGGTCAATAATAATACTTTATCAGCAGAAAACCCTGTATTGCTTGATAATGCTGGATTATATTGGCATTTAGTTGATCTTATCTGGATCTTCCTTTTCCCATTGTTTTACCTTATTGCTTAAAATCAATACTATGGAAAATCATAATGAAACACATATTGTTCCTTTTAAAACCTATGGCATTATACTGGCAGTTCTTATAGTTCTGACTCTTATTTCAGTTGCTGTGACTCAAATTGATCTTGCTAGCCTAACAGTTTTCACTGCTATATTGATTGCTGCCGTAAAGTCGGGTTTTGTTCTGGTGTATTTTATGCATCTTAAGTTTGATAATAAACTATTGAAGGCGCTTGTTGGTGCTGTGTTTATTTTGATTGCATTGGTGATGTTTGTAACATTTTTGGATTATAATTATCGTTAAGATATGATCGACAAAACTACACAAAATGCTTCCACCTTTGTTTCGCAGGTTGATTCGGCCTTCCTGTTTATTTTTGGTGTTGCCTTACTTTTCTTGTTTGGGATAACTGCCTTTTTGGTGTATTATATTTTCAGATACAGAAAAAGTAAAAATCCGGAAGCTACACATATTGAGGGAAGTACCAAATTGGAAATCATCTGGACTGTAATTCCAACTATTCTGGTTTTGGTAATGTTCTCTTATGGATGGAAAGGTTGGAAATCTCAAAAAGAGGTGCCAGATGATGCAATGCCTGTTAAAGTGATAGCACGTATGTGGAGTTTTGCTTTTGAGTATGAAAACGGAATGGTTACCGATACACTGATTGTTCCTAAGGACCGACCTGTAAAATTGGATTTGAAAGCTATGGATGTTATACATAGTATGTATATACCGGCATTCAGAGTGAAGCAGGACATGGTTCCGGGTAAAGAATCCTTTATCTGGTTTGAATCTGAAAAAGAAGGTAAATACGAGGTTTTTTGTGCTGAATATTGTGGGTTAAGACATTCCTATATGATGTCGGCAGTTAAAGTAGTTCCTGAGTCTGATTTTGATAAATGGATGGAAGAGAATACAGTAGCTGTTGAAGAAGCCAATGAGGGTACTAATAAACGATTGGCCGGGGTTAGTGTTTTGAGAAAATACGGATGTGTTGCGTGTCATACTGTCGATGGCAGTAAATTAGTTGGCCCTTCATATAAAGGAATTATTGGATCAACCCGTACCGTTATTACTGATGGTAAAGAGCGGGAAGTTGTTGCTGATGAGGATTATATTCGTAGATCTATTATGGATCCTAATGCTGATATTGTAAAAGGTTTTGATCAAGGATTAATGCTATCTTATAAGGATCAAATCACTGAAAATGAAATGATGCATTTAATAGAATACTTCCAGTCATTATCTGAATAGTGGGTTTATCATTACAACATATTAAAACCTTTGGAAAATTCTCTATTTCCTTACCTGTAGGCTTAACTGCTTATACAGGTTACATTATTTATGACGGTAAGTTATCGTTTGAAGGTTTGTTGGTGTTTGTTGGTATATTCTTTCTTTCTGCCGGAGCATCAGCGATTAATCAATTGCAGGAAAAACAATTTGATGCTTTAATGACCCGAACAGCTAACCGTCCCTTGCCAATTGGAATTGTCAATACTTCGGAGGCGGTAGTTCTATCTTTACTGTTTTTGTTGGCAGGAACATTTGCTCTTTTGCCTTTTGGTTTTTGGGCCATATTTAGTGGATGGATGGGAGTTTTTTGGTATAACCTTATCTATACACCAATGAAACGATGGAGTGCGTTTTCAGTGTTTCCGGGTGCTGTTGTAGGTGCTATACCTCCAATTGCCGGTTGGATTGCTGCCGGAGGATCAATAATGGATGTTCGTATTCATTTCCTGGCCTTATTTTTCTTTTTAGGGCAGATGCCGCATTTTTGGTTATTGGTTCTTAAATATGGAGAGCAGTACAGAAAGGCGGGTTTTCCTGTTATTACAGATGTTTTATCTAAGCAGCAGATTAATAGAATTAATCTGGTTTGGTTCTTGGCTACCTTTATATCAGCAATGTTTCTTCCATTTTTTAATGTAATTACCAATCGACCAGTGATATGGATTGTTACAATATCAACAATTCTGATGATGGCTTGGTCGGTTCGTATTACCATACAATTAAAAAGCGAAAATCAGAATACGCACTTGAGAAAGATGTTTTTGTATTTTAATACGTTCTATTTATGGATGATCATTTTGATTTATGCCGATCAGATTTAACAAACTAAAAAATAGCAAAGATGAGATTACTTAGTGTTTTATTATTTGTTACCCTGTTTTTAGGGGCCTGTCAAAGTAAAAAAAGTGAACAAAATAAAACTGAACCTGTTACTTTTGAAAATGTGGGTGAGATTGTTTTAAATGTTGAAGGTATGACTTGTGATGGTTGTGAAATGACCATTGAAAAAGGTTTGATGAAACTCGAAGGTGTAGCCGAAGTAAAAGCTGATCACGAAACAGGAATTACAACGGTAAAAGCAGATACATTAAAAGTGAATAGAAAAGATTTAGCTAAAATAATAGAGAAAGTTGGCTATCATGCCAAAGATTAAGAATTGTTTGACAATTGAAAGGTAGAGGCGATGCATCGTGGTGGAGCATCGCCTTTCTGTTTCTAAAACCTTACGGCTAATCCAATGGAGATATTTCTACCCATATTGTTATAGCCTAAATCTTTTAGAAGATTTAAATGATCAACATATTGTCTGTTCATTAAATTATTCGCTGAAACTGATAACTCAATATTCATGATTCCAGGATTGAGTTCTGTTGCTGCCATAGCATTTACCAAATAGTAACCATTGGTAACTGTTTCAAATTCTGAAGGATTGTTTTGTTTTGAAGCAAGATCCAGATCTATCTGGAAAAAGCTTCTTTTCAAAAAAGGCCAGTTTTCTTTTTCAATCTTGATCTCCAGATTTCCTTTTAAGGGCGGAATGAAAGGAAGAGGGCTACCATCTTTTTGTTGTGCATGAATATAGGCACCAGTTGTTTTTATATGCAGCCATTTGGCAGTACTGGGGTGATAATGTATACCTGCTTCAGCTCCTGCCAAACCAGCTGGTGTTTGGCGATACTCGTAAACAGGGTTTCCTTCCTCGATTACCCCGGTTGGAGCCAGATAAATATAATTAGTAATGTTATTATAAAAGGTTGAGATATCAAATGTAAATAGTTCATGATGGTTATGTATCCCCAGATCAACTTCGTAACTTCGTTGAGCTTCTAAATCAGGATTACCTTCTTCATGACGACCAGCGTGTAATCCCCCCTGAGTTAGTTCTGCCAGGTTGGGAGCCCTGAATGCGCTTGCAAAATTGGCTCGTAAAAGACTTGTCTCGGATAAATTATAGGTAGCACCTATTGATCCACTTATGTTATTGAAATTACGATAGAGTTCAATGTATTCTTCTTCATGAGTAGTTTCTTCGGTTGTTTCTCCGTGGTCATGTGATCCTTTTTCCTGTAATGGCACGTCGAGACTTCTGTAATCGTATCTTAATCCGGCCTGCATTACAAATTTGTCATTAGGTGTATACTGGAAAAATCCAAATCCTGATAGATCTAATAAGTCAGCATCAGGTATGATTTTACCTTCTGCCTCATGATTGACATTGTTTCTATACATTCCCTGAAAACCAAAAATGGATTTAACTTTATCAGATAGATTAGTCTGTGCTTTTAGCTCGTAATTAAAGGTGTTAAGTTGACTATTGATAGCAATTCCGTCTTCTTCAGCAGTGGCTATCTCAATTTCTTTACGTTTATTAATCTGGTATCCAAAGTTTGCATTTAGTTTAGTATTACCAATAAACAAGGTAGATTTTGAACTAATAAAATGGTTTTTAAGATCCTGATAGTAGACTTCGGGATTATTACTATCGCCTAGAAATAAGGTATCAATTCCGCCAATCGTTAAACCAATATTGTCTGTTGAATAATCATAAAATAATTTAGTTGAACCATTTTTGAAATTGTAACCAATAAAATTTTTTAATGCTTTGCTTGTATATCGTGAGTTTGGAATAGCATTATTATTGCCATCGTGATAATCACCATGCGTTTTTACGACTCCTCTTACTCCCCACTGGAAATTTTCGGAGCTTTGTTTCACAGCCATAGTTGTATTAAAACCATTTGTGTTACTAAAGTACCTACTTCCAAAATCGGCTTCCATCTGGTTGGTGGCAGCTGGTAATTCTTTTATGAAATTGATGACTCCTCCCACTGCATCAGAACCGTATAATAATGAAGCGGGACCTTTGATGACTTCAATTCTTTCTGTTCCATATTCATCAACGATAAAAGGGTGGTGACGTGAGAATTGATAGTTTTCCAAACGGATTCCGTTATTGAGCATAAGAATATTGGTGCCTGATAATCCTCTGATAACAGGTTGCGATTCAGCCGGACTGCCACCTGCTACATCTACTCCCGGGAACTTTGACAAAAGTTGGGTTGATGAGATAGCCGGGCTTGATGAGATTTGTTTGTTATCTAAAAAATCGACTGAAATAGCATTCCTATGCTGAGTATCAGAGAAACCTGCAGAGACAACTACTTCTTCGTGTCGTATCATAACATGCTCAAGACTGATATTTAGATCATACTGATTTGATTCAGAAGACCATTTAATATATGTTGTTTGATACCCAATATATGATATTTGAATTGTTATTTCGTTGTTCGGTATGTTCTTAAGAGTAAATCGCCCATCAACATCTGTTGTTGTACCTTTATCTAATTCCATTATATAAACAGTAGCACCAACGAGTTTTTCAGAACTACTTTTATCAGTTATGATGCCAGAAAGCTGAGCGTTAATTAATATGGAAAATGTTAACGATATAATGATTGAAAGTATTCTTCTCATCTAATTACGGATAATAGTTTTTAATAGTCTTAGTAAAATATAGATTCCGGTAAGGGTAAATATGATGGTCGCTCCAGAAGGTAAATCAAACAAATAGGCAAATAATAAGCCGGCAATACTACCTGTAAGACTAATGATTACAGAGTAAATAATAATTGATTTAAAACTTTTCGAAAATAAATTGGCTGCAGATGGGGGTATGGTAAAAAGTGAAAGTACCAGAATAATACCCATTATCTTAATTGCTAACACAATGGATATCGCAATAAATGTTGATGTTATGTATCGTATTAGATTTGATTTATATCCAACGGTTTGAGCATACTCGCTGTCGAATGCAGTGAATAAAATTGGTTGATAATAAATTATGGTAAGTGCTATTATAATAACGGTTAGTATAGCCAAAAGAATAAGGTCGGTAATCTTAACGGTTAGAATGTCTCCAAATAAGAATCCCATTAAATTTGGGGTGTAGCCAGGGGTTAGAAAAACAAAGATGATACCTATGGCCATTCCTAATGACCATATAATGGCTATTGCACTATCTTCCCTTAATCCTGCCTTTTTACTGGTCCACTCAATACCTAATGCTGATGCAATTGCGAATAAAGCTGCACCTAAAAGAGGTGATAAACCAAAAAAATATGCAATCCCCATCCCACCAAATGATGCGTGAGTAATTCCTCCGCTGATAAACACGTTTCGTCGGGCAACAATATAGGTTCCTACTATACCTGCAACAATGGAGGTGAGTATGGCTGCTAAAAGTGCATATTGAAAAAAGGAAAAGGATAGTAATTCAATAAAATCATTCATGCTTATGATCTTTTAAAACGCGGTGAGGAATAGTGCCGTGACTAATTATTTCAATCGGACAATTGTATGATTTTAATACTTCGTTGGTGATCTTATTGGATGCGTGGTAGTGTAATCCTCCATTCACACAGGCAATAGTTTTTACCATAGAAGCAATGGTGCCAACATCATGAGATACCAGTAATATTGCCATATCTTTATTTAAATCACCCAGCAGGTTATAAAGGTTGGCTTCGAAGGTTTTATCAACATATGTATTAGGTTCATCCAAAATTAGTACATGAGGATTACTGATTAGAGCCCGACATAAAAACACTCTTTGCATCTGCCCTCCTGAGAGGTCACCGATGGCAGTGTGTTTGTATTTTTCCAGACCAACAAACTTTAAAAGTTCATCAACCTTATCAGATGTCTTAACGTGTATTTTATTCCACCAGGTTTTTGATAGTTGTCCCGATAAAATAACCTCCTTAACAGAAATGGGAAATTTTTTATCGATGGAATTAATTTGTGGTAAATAGCCAATGCGCAATCCAGTTTGTTTAATCACTTTTCCATCAAATGGAGGTAATAGTTCAAGTAATACTTTCAAAAGAGTAGTTTTACCGCCTCCATTTGGACCAATAATACCAACAAAATCGTTAGAATGAACCTGCAGGTTAACACCTTGCAAAATGGTTTTGTCATCATAACCTGCTTTAATATTCTTCAATTCAAGTAATGCTGACATATCAGTTTTTTTCAAGATGTGTAATAAAGCGATTCATCTCTTCCAGCCAGTCTTCAGAAAGTGGATTGACTTGTATTGTTTTTGCATTGATAGAACTTGCAATGGTTTCGGCATTGGTTTTATCAAATTCTCCCTGAATGTATATTGTAGTTATATTTTTCTCTTTCGCATCCTGAATAGTTCTTTGCATTCGGGCTGGTGTTGGTGTTTTGCCTTCAAATTCAATGGTCATTTGCTCAAACCCATAAGATTGTGCCAGATAAGTGTATGCAGGATGAAAAATCATAAATGAAAGGTCAGGATTAGCAATTTGTAGTTGTAGTAAGCGCCTATCCAAATCATCTATCTTTGTCATAAAGGCCTGGTAATTCTTTTCAATTGTGTCCTTAAATTCAGGATGCAATTCAAGAAGAGCTTCTTTTAAATTATTAATGATCTGTTTAACCTCTTTTGGAGAGGTCCAGGTGTGAGGATCAACCCCGTGACTGCATGATTCATCGTCGTGATGATGATGATCATGGTCTCCTTCAATGGGTGTAATATTTGCAGATAAATCAAACCACTTCAATTTTTTATTAGCTGATTCAAGTTTGTCTTTCCATGTTGTTTCAAAGCTAAGATGTCCCATAAGGAAATAGGCCTCAGACTGACTTAATTTAACCAGTTGACTCGGAGTTGGTGAATAGGTAGCATGACTTGCGCCTGGAGGAACCATAACATTCACGTTTAATAAGGTGTCAGTTAGTTGTTCAACAAAAAATTTCTGTGGTCCTATACTTACTGATACTGTTGGTTTCCCATTCTCAGTTTTGTTCTGATTACAGGCAATTAGAAATGAAATGCTTATAGTCGATAGTAATATCTTGATGTGTTTAATTTTCATAGGTTTATTTATTGCATTTTTGACAGGTGCCTTCAATTATGGTGTTCTGATTACTTACACTAAATCCTTCGGGAAGATCACAACAGGGTAAAGGAGTATCCGGGAGGCAAACTACTTTGTCGCATCTGACGCAATGGAAATGTGGATGTTCTGTGTTTTTATTTGGTTTGATCAAACGATATTTGGTTATTTGCTCATCCACAACAATTTTGTGAATCAGTTTCTTTTCTTCAAATAATTTTATGGTACGATATAAGGTTACCCTATCTATATTGTCATCCAGGAAAGCTTCAATTTCTTTGGACGATAATGCTTCATTGGCATCCATTAAAATTTGAACCAGTTTTGTTCGGATTGCAGTGCGGCTTAAACCAAATTCAGATAAAAATTCATTTGCTCCCATAATTGCAACTTTGTTGCAAAAATAGTATGCTTATTTATATTTTGCAACACTGTTGCAAAATATATGTATTAGCCATTTCTCTCAAACAATGTAAATACCTCTGAAGAATAGGTTTTGGAAATTGGAATTTCAATAACAGGTATTACATCCAGTCTTATTCGTAGACCTTCCTTGCTACGTTCAATGAGTTTAACTTTATTAAAGTTTATCATGTAAGAGCGGTGACATCTGATAACATCATGTGGTCTTAATGATTCTTCCAACTGCTTTAAAGTATTACGTAGAAGAAATTTTTCCTGCTTATGGTGATCATTATAATAAATGGTCACATAGTTATCAGCACCTTTTAAGTATAGAAGATCTTCTAATTTTAGTGTCAAACGCATGGTTCCTTTATCATCATTGAAGATAACCATCCCCTTTTTTTCTACTGAAGCATCTGTTTCAGACTTTAGTTCTTCCAGCTTTTCTTTGTTGTCTTTCCACGAGAAGTACAACCAGAGAGTTGAATACGGTAGTAAAAGAACCAA contains:
- a CDS encoding metal ABC transporter ATP-binding protein, with protein sequence MSALLELKNIKAGYDDKTILQGVNLQVHSNDFVGIIGPNGGGKTTLLKVLLELLPPFDGKVIKQTGLRIGYLPQINSIDKKFPISVKEVILSGQLSKTWWNKIHVKTSDKVDELLKFVGLEKYKHTAIGDLSGGQMQRVFLCRALISNPHVLILDEPNTYVDKTFEANLYNLLGDLNKDMAILLVSHDVGTIASMVKTIACVNGGLHYHASNKITNEVLKSYNCPIEIISHGTIPHRVLKDHKHE
- a CDS encoding zinc ABC transporter substrate-binding protein; amino-acid sequence: MKIKHIKILLSTISISFLIACNQNKTENGKPTVSVSIGPQKFFVEQLTDTLLNVNVMVPPGASHATYSPTPSQLVKLSQSEAYFLMGHLSFETTWKDKLESANKKLKWFDLSANITPIEGDHDHHHHDDESCSHGVDPHTWTSPKEVKQIINNLKEALLELHPEFKDTIEKNYQAFMTKIDDLDRRLLQLQIANPDLSFMIFHPAYTYLAQSYGFEQMTIEFEGKTPTPARMQRTIQDAKEKNITTIYIQGEFDKTNAETIASSINAKTIQVNPLSEDWLEEMNRFITHLEKN
- a CDS encoding transcriptional repressor — translated: MGANEFLSEFGLSRTAIRTKLVQILMDANEALSSKEIEAFLDDNIDRVTLYRTIKLFEEKKLIHKIVVDEQITKYRLIKPNKNTEHPHFHCVRCDKVVCLPDTPLPCCDLPEGFSVSNQNTIIEGTCQKCNK
- a CDS encoding LytTR family DNA-binding domain-containing protein, with product MDFSKPIPGYLLKKSNIVRLILFTAAFALVFINIYSPFGVSSWFNISKLELLFYSSLVILTGVLVVVISRIIMYQLAKRDVKISLGKYLIWIAIEIVSMSLFYTFYELLILKDTRSFEGAIKTSIQNTSLVLLLPYSTLWLYFSWKDNKEKLEELKSETDASVEKKGMVIFNDDKGTMRLTLKLEDLLYLKGADNYVTIYYNDHHKQEKFLLRNTLKQLEESLRPHDVIRCHRSYMINFNKVKLIERSKEGLRIRLDVIPVIEIPISKTYSSEVFTLFERNG